In Thalassophryne amazonica chromosome 4, fThaAma1.1, whole genome shotgun sequence, a genomic segment contains:
- the postnb gene encoding periostin, osteoblast specific factor b isoform X2 produces MKFLFVVAFALFVLSTFDEAESSAYDKIVAHSRIRARKEGPNVCALQQVMGTKKKYFSTCRNWYRGAICGKKATVLYECCPGYMKLDGMRGCPAVAPIDNVYNTLGLVKATVTKNYSDLSKLRPEIEGPGSYTFFAPSNEAWDLLEDSVRNALVSNVNLEMYNALQYHMANKRLLTKDLRNGMTVTSMYSDLGLHVNHYPNGVVTVNCARIIYGNQVATNGVVHVIDRVVSAVGRTIQDAVEVEDDLSTFSEVALASGLLEKLGQPGHYTLFAPTNEAFEKLGSGVLERLQSDKEVLQAFVNFHLLGSVQCSEAIMSGSSYETLEGNSIEIGCDGDSLTVNGIKMVRKKDIVTTNGVIHLIDQVLMPDSAKQVMELLGSSQSTFTDMVSDMGLSAEMQPETDYTLLAPLNAAFSDKVMSMDQRLLRIILQNHILKKKIMLGQLYNGQRLETIGGKLLRVFIYRTAVCIENSCLVRGSKEGSNGAVHLMRTLMKPAEKNMFEILTEDGGFRIFLSLMEAAGLTDLLEQEGDFTLFAPSDQAFASLSDSDLSLLKSDINALRTILLYHISNGVFIGGGLETGVTNLLKSLQGSNIKVIYANDSMLVNSVKVPDSDTMATNGVIHFVNSLLYPGDIPVGSQNLLTLLKRLITYMQIKYISGFRYQEVPLTFMTKRFIQREPIKVTRVIEGDPSVTKVTRVIEGDPSVTKVTRVIEGDPVFTKVTRVVSGPQYSISRGTTNVNLDGADFSKITTIEPNPELLNLPTEKISKVIQGGSTRKVPTRKVTAGRRRTRLAHVKANQ; encoded by the exons GTTGCCTTTGCACTCTTTGTGCTCTCTACCTTTGACGAGGCTGAATCATCAGCTTATGACAAAATCGTTGCCCATAGTCGCATCAGAGCAAGAAAAGAAGG ACCCAATGTGTGCGCGCTCCAGCAAGTCATGGGGACCAAGAAGAAATACTTTAGCACATGTCGTAATTGGTACCGAGGGGCCATCTGTGGAAAGAAAGC GACTGTGCTTTATGAGTGCTGCCCAGGCTACATGAAACTGGATGGCATGCGTGGTTGCCCTGCAG tgGCCCCCATTGACAATGTTTATAACACTTTGGGTCTGGTGAAGGCAACTGTCACCAAAAATTACTCAGACCTTTCTAAGCTGAGGCCTGAGATAGAAGGACCTGGATCCTACACCTTCTTTGCCCCCAGCAATGAGGCCTGGGACCTTTTGGAGGAT tcagttaggAACGCATTGGTCAGCAACGTCAACCTTGAAATGTACAACGCTCTTCAATACCACATGGCCAACAAACGACTCTTGACCAAAGATTTGAGGAATGGCATGACCGTCACCTCCATGTACAGTGACCTGGGCCTCCACGTCAACCACTACCCCAATGGA GTGGTGACTGTCAACTGTGCCAGGATTATCTATGGCAATCAGGTTGCCACCAATGGAGTGGTGCACGTGATTGACCGTGTCGTCAGTGCGGTTGGAAGAACCATCCAGGATGCTGTTGAGGTTGAGGATGACCTCTCAACCTTCAGT GAAGTTGCTCTTGCTAGTGGTTTACTGGAAAAATTGGGTCAGCCAGGACACTACACGCTCTTTGCCCCCACAAACGAAGCCTTTGAGAAGTTGGGCTCCGGTGTGCTGGAGAGACTTCAGAGCGACAAGGAAGTACTTCAAG CCTTCGTGAATTTCCACTTGCTGGGCTCCGTGCAGTGTTCTGAGGCCATCATGTCTGGCAGCTCTTATGAGACTCTGGAGGGTAACAGCATTGAGATCGGCTGTGATGGCGACAGTCTCACAGTTAACGGCATCAAAATGGTGCGCAAGAAGGACATCGTCACCACCAACGGTGTCATCCACCTTATTGACCAAGTTCTCATGCCTGACTCAG CTAAACAGGTGATGGAGCTCTTGGGAAGCTCTCAGTCGACTTTTACTGACATGGTGTCAGATATGGGCCTGAGTGCTGAGATGCAGCCAGAGACTGACTACACTTTACTAGCTCCTCTCAATGCCGCCTTCAGTG ATAAAGTAATGTCCATGGATCAGAGGTTGCTCAGGATTATCTTGCAGAACCACATCTTgaagaaaaaaatcatgttggGACAGCTGTACAATGGCCAACGGCTGGAAACCATTGGAGGAAAACTTCTTCGGGTCTTTATCTATCGCACA GCTGTGTGCATTGAGAATTCCTGTCTGGTGAGAGGCAGTAAAGAAGGAAGCAATGGTGCCGTTCATCTTATGAGGACTCTGATGAAACCAGCAGAAAAAAATATGTTTGAGATTCTGACAGAAGATGGAGGTTTCAG GATCTTTTTGTCTCTCATGGAAGCTGCTGGCTTGACTGACTTGTTAGAACAGGAAGGAGACTTTACTTTGTTTGCCCCAAGCGACCAAGCTTTTGCAAGCCTGAGTGACAGCGACTTGAGCTTGTTGAAGA GTGACATAAATGCTCTCAGAACCATCCTTCTGTATCACATCAGTAATGGAGTCTTCATTGGTGGTGGTTTGGAAACTGGAGTGACAAACCTCCTCAAGTCTCTTCAAGGAAGCAACATCAAAGTGATATAT GCAAATGACTCCATGCTGGTGAATTCTGTCAAAGTGCCTGACTCTGATACCATGGCCACAAATGGAGTTATTCACTTTGTCAACAGTCTCTTGTATCCCGGAG ATATCCCCGTTGGCAGCCAGAACCTTCTCACACTTTTGAAGCGGCTCATCACTTACATGCAGATCAAG tacATTTCAGGATtcagatatcaagaagtcccCCTTACATTTATGA CAAAAAGGTTTATCCAACGAGAGCCCATCAAGGTTACCAGGGTCATTGAAGGGGATCCATCTGTCACCAAGGTTACCAGGGTCATTGAAGGGGATCCATCTGTCACCAAG GTCACCAGAGTGATTGAAGGTGACCCTGTCTTCACCAAAGTCACCAGGGTAGTCTCAG GTCCTCAGTATTCCATCAGCAGGGGAACCACCAATGTAAACCttgatg
- the postnb gene encoding periostin, osteoblast specific factor b isoform X1, translating to MKFLFVVAFALFVLSTFDEAESSAYDKIVAHSRIRARKEGPNVCALQQVMGTKKKYFSTCRNWYRGAICGKKATVLYECCPGYMKLDGMRGCPAVAPIDNVYNTLGLVKATVTKNYSDLSKLRPEIEGPGSYTFFAPSNEAWDLLEDSVRNALVSNVNLEMYNALQYHMANKRLLTKDLRNGMTVTSMYSDLGLHVNHYPNGVVTVNCARIIYGNQVATNGVVHVIDRVVSAVGRTIQDAVEVEDDLSTFSEVALASGLLEKLGQPGHYTLFAPTNEAFEKLGSGVLERLQSDKEVLQAFVNFHLLGSVQCSEAIMSGSSYETLEGNSIEIGCDGDSLTVNGIKMVRKKDIVTTNGVIHLIDQVLMPDSAKQVMELLGSSQSTFTDMVSDMGLSAEMQPETDYTLLAPLNAAFSDKVMSMDQRLLRIILQNHILKKKIMLGQLYNGQRLETIGGKLLRVFIYRTAVCIENSCLVRGSKEGSNGAVHLMRTLMKPAEKNMFEILTEDGGFRIFLSLMEAAGLTDLLEQEGDFTLFAPSDQAFASLSDSDLSLLKSDINALRTILLYHISNGVFIGGGLETGVTNLLKSLQGSNIKVIYANDSMLVNSVKVPDSDTMATNGVIHFVNSLLYPGDIPVGSQNLLTLLKRLITYMQIKYISGFRYQEVPLTFMTKRFIQREPIKVTRVIEGDPSVTKVTRVIEGDPSVTKVTRVIEGDPSFTKVTRVIEGDPVFTKVTRVVSGPQYSISRGTTNVNLDGADFSKITTIEPNPELLNLPTEKISKVIQGGSTRKVPTRKVTAGRRRTRLAHVKANQ from the exons GTTGCCTTTGCACTCTTTGTGCTCTCTACCTTTGACGAGGCTGAATCATCAGCTTATGACAAAATCGTTGCCCATAGTCGCATCAGAGCAAGAAAAGAAGG ACCCAATGTGTGCGCGCTCCAGCAAGTCATGGGGACCAAGAAGAAATACTTTAGCACATGTCGTAATTGGTACCGAGGGGCCATCTGTGGAAAGAAAGC GACTGTGCTTTATGAGTGCTGCCCAGGCTACATGAAACTGGATGGCATGCGTGGTTGCCCTGCAG tgGCCCCCATTGACAATGTTTATAACACTTTGGGTCTGGTGAAGGCAACTGTCACCAAAAATTACTCAGACCTTTCTAAGCTGAGGCCTGAGATAGAAGGACCTGGATCCTACACCTTCTTTGCCCCCAGCAATGAGGCCTGGGACCTTTTGGAGGAT tcagttaggAACGCATTGGTCAGCAACGTCAACCTTGAAATGTACAACGCTCTTCAATACCACATGGCCAACAAACGACTCTTGACCAAAGATTTGAGGAATGGCATGACCGTCACCTCCATGTACAGTGACCTGGGCCTCCACGTCAACCACTACCCCAATGGA GTGGTGACTGTCAACTGTGCCAGGATTATCTATGGCAATCAGGTTGCCACCAATGGAGTGGTGCACGTGATTGACCGTGTCGTCAGTGCGGTTGGAAGAACCATCCAGGATGCTGTTGAGGTTGAGGATGACCTCTCAACCTTCAGT GAAGTTGCTCTTGCTAGTGGTTTACTGGAAAAATTGGGTCAGCCAGGACACTACACGCTCTTTGCCCCCACAAACGAAGCCTTTGAGAAGTTGGGCTCCGGTGTGCTGGAGAGACTTCAGAGCGACAAGGAAGTACTTCAAG CCTTCGTGAATTTCCACTTGCTGGGCTCCGTGCAGTGTTCTGAGGCCATCATGTCTGGCAGCTCTTATGAGACTCTGGAGGGTAACAGCATTGAGATCGGCTGTGATGGCGACAGTCTCACAGTTAACGGCATCAAAATGGTGCGCAAGAAGGACATCGTCACCACCAACGGTGTCATCCACCTTATTGACCAAGTTCTCATGCCTGACTCAG CTAAACAGGTGATGGAGCTCTTGGGAAGCTCTCAGTCGACTTTTACTGACATGGTGTCAGATATGGGCCTGAGTGCTGAGATGCAGCCAGAGACTGACTACACTTTACTAGCTCCTCTCAATGCCGCCTTCAGTG ATAAAGTAATGTCCATGGATCAGAGGTTGCTCAGGATTATCTTGCAGAACCACATCTTgaagaaaaaaatcatgttggGACAGCTGTACAATGGCCAACGGCTGGAAACCATTGGAGGAAAACTTCTTCGGGTCTTTATCTATCGCACA GCTGTGTGCATTGAGAATTCCTGTCTGGTGAGAGGCAGTAAAGAAGGAAGCAATGGTGCCGTTCATCTTATGAGGACTCTGATGAAACCAGCAGAAAAAAATATGTTTGAGATTCTGACAGAAGATGGAGGTTTCAG GATCTTTTTGTCTCTCATGGAAGCTGCTGGCTTGACTGACTTGTTAGAACAGGAAGGAGACTTTACTTTGTTTGCCCCAAGCGACCAAGCTTTTGCAAGCCTGAGTGACAGCGACTTGAGCTTGTTGAAGA GTGACATAAATGCTCTCAGAACCATCCTTCTGTATCACATCAGTAATGGAGTCTTCATTGGTGGTGGTTTGGAAACTGGAGTGACAAACCTCCTCAAGTCTCTTCAAGGAAGCAACATCAAAGTGATATAT GCAAATGACTCCATGCTGGTGAATTCTGTCAAAGTGCCTGACTCTGATACCATGGCCACAAATGGAGTTATTCACTTTGTCAACAGTCTCTTGTATCCCGGAG ATATCCCCGTTGGCAGCCAGAACCTTCTCACACTTTTGAAGCGGCTCATCACTTACATGCAGATCAAG tacATTTCAGGATtcagatatcaagaagtcccCCTTACATTTATGA CAAAAAGGTTTATCCAACGAGAGCCCATCAAGGTTACCAGGGTCATTGAAGGGGATCCATCTGTCACCAAGGTTACCAGGGTCATTGAAGGGGATCCATCTGTCACCAAGGTTACCCGGGTCATTGAAGGGGATCCATCTTTCACAAAGGTCACCAGAGTGATTGAAGGTGACCCTGTCTTCACCAAAGTCACCAGGGTAGTCTCAG GTCCTCAGTATTCCATCAGCAGGGGAACCACCAATGTAAACCttgatg